In a single window of the Methanofollis ethanolicus genome:
- a CDS encoding ABC transporter permease: MAQTSVLRDLCLVSFSLIGGVILGLTVLSLLSMTVKELSDIPHLLKVASDAKVVDSVVLTMGAGLNAVLILLILGIPLAYVLARTDFRGKGVVESIVDIPLILPHTVAGILVYLLFMRRGLIGAPFYAVGISFEDAYPGIVVAMVFVASPYFVNAVREGFEKVPIHLENVARTLGASRFTAFRTVVLPLAARDIFNGSILAWGRAIGEFAAIIMIAYYPMVISTLIYYRFTTSGIKESSTVAFVMILACFTVFIVLRTASRFIGRKYDRV; encoded by the coding sequence GTACTCCGTGACCTCTGCCTGGTCTCCTTCTCTCTCATCGGCGGCGTGATCCTTGGCCTCACCGTCCTCTCCCTCCTCTCGATGACCGTGAAGGAACTCTCCGATATCCCCCATCTCCTCAAGGTCGCCTCTGACGCGAAGGTGGTCGACTCCGTCGTCCTGACGATGGGAGCAGGGCTGAACGCCGTCCTCATCCTCCTCATCCTCGGCATCCCCCTTGCATATGTCCTCGCACGGACCGACTTCCGCGGCAAAGGGGTCGTGGAGAGCATCGTCGACATCCCCCTCATCCTCCCGCACACCGTGGCGGGCATCCTCGTCTACCTGTTGTTCATGCGCCGCGGCCTCATCGGCGCCCCATTCTATGCAGTCGGCATCTCTTTCGAGGACGCCTACCCGGGCATCGTCGTCGCCATGGTCTTCGTGGCCTCGCCGTACTTCGTCAACGCGGTGCGGGAGGGCTTTGAGAAGGTGCCTATCCACCTCGAAAACGTGGCCCGGACTCTCGGGGCCTCGCGGTTCACGGCCTTTCGCACTGTTGTCCTCCCTCTTGCAGCCCGCGACATCTTCAACGGGAGCATCCTTGCCTGGGGGAGGGCGATCGGGGAGTTCGCCGCGATCATCATGATCGCCTACTATCCGATGGTCATCTCCACCCTCATCTACTACCGGTTCACGACGAGCGGGATCAAGGAGAGCAGCACCGTCGCTTTCGTGATGATCCTCGCCTGTTTCACCGTCTTTATCGTCCTGCGGACAGCAAGCCGCTTTATCGGGAGGAAATATGATCGAGTTTAG